From Mucilaginibacter rubeus, a single genomic window includes:
- a CDS encoding SusC/RagA family TonB-linked outer membrane protein, giving the protein MKPFYNYDQFPVKRGRQQSHLFIGRLLMLLILSCFAINVHAQNKITVVGQVTDTLGVKIPGANITAENIKNTGTTSDINGRFVLEVPAGTSLKISFVGFIDQHMVVTSDNQHITIRLKEQKLLAEEVVVTAFGKKERKEALVGSVTSIKPGELKIPASNLTNALAGQAAGIIAYQRSGQPGQDNASFFIRGVTTFGYKRDPLILIDNVELSTNDLARLNVDDIASFSILKDASATALYGARGANGVILVATKEGKQGPAKINFRSEFSSSQSTQTPQLVDPIQYMNLYNEASLTRDPTLPLPFPQTKINNTINTINHTPGSNPYVYPAVDWLGLLFKKQATTQRNDLSVSGGGPTARYYIAGSYNIDNGVLREDIRNNNNNNVKFKNYQLRSNVNVNLTKTTEVIVRLSGTFSEYNGPITSDGSFASDLYNVAIHTSPVLFPAYFEPDAANANAQHILFGNVGLASGTTSNSIQYNNPYAALLRGHKNSSESRMSAQFELNQDLKFITDGLKFKSIFNTNRYSYFDSQLAYSPFYYNVGSYDKDSNKYTLTWLNPQPTGNNVATEYLNYSRNEPNANTFFYLQTALEYNKPFGKGHNISSTLIGTAQQTLYSSAKDPKTNTTTLPYSLPYRNLGLAGRLTYSYLSRYFIETNFGYNGSERFSANHRYGFFPTIGGSWVVSNEKFWNPNILDRLKIRASYGLVGNDAIGNQRFFYQSDVTLNAGPNYAQFGINNQYERKGVFINNYANPDVTWETSKQTNIAVEATFLKNFNIVAEFYRNNRYNILQERTNTPTSEGLESTTSANLGKVNSKGVDLSLDYKQSFSNGAWASIRGNFTYSTNRYKYIEEPDYKEPWRHFIGQPISRGYGYIAERLFVDDQEARNSPTQIFSANGTNGILPQGGDIKYRDLNGDGKIDYLDQAFLGYPQTPEIVYGFGFSTGFKGFDLSAFFQGQARVSFFIDPNKVSPFIPSNDPYIYGNTQVLQAFADSHWSEEHQDLYALYPRLGTTSTTVLNNLQPSTWWLRDGSFIRLKSVELGYTLPKSISKAMHLTNCRIYFNGLNLLTWSPFKMWDPEQGGNGFAYPIQKVFNLGLNVNL; this is encoded by the coding sequence ATGAAACCATTTTACAATTATGATCAATTTCCGGTGAAGAGGGGCAGGCAGCAAAGCCATCTTTTTATTGGGCGGTTATTAATGCTTCTGATACTATCGTGTTTTGCCATTAATGTGCATGCGCAAAACAAGATCACCGTTGTAGGGCAGGTAACCGACACACTTGGCGTAAAAATACCCGGCGCCAACATTACTGCCGAAAATATCAAAAACACAGGCACAACCTCCGATATAAACGGCCGGTTTGTGCTTGAAGTGCCGGCAGGTACCAGTCTTAAAATCTCGTTTGTTGGTTTTATCGATCAGCATATGGTGGTAACTTCAGATAATCAACATATCACCATCAGGCTTAAAGAACAAAAACTCCTGGCCGAGGAGGTAGTAGTAACCGCCTTTGGTAAAAAGGAACGTAAGGAAGCCTTGGTAGGTTCGGTTACCAGTATCAAGCCGGGCGAGTTAAAGATTCCGGCAAGTAACCTTACCAACGCGCTTGCAGGCCAGGCGGCAGGTATTATTGCTTATCAGCGCAGCGGCCAGCCCGGGCAGGATAACGCCTCGTTCTTTATCCGCGGGGTAACCACTTTTGGTTACAAACGCGATCCGTTAATCTTGATTGATAACGTTGAGTTATCAACCAATGACCTCGCCCGCTTAAACGTGGATGATATCGCCAGTTTTTCGATATTGAAAGATGCAAGCGCTACCGCATTGTACGGAGCACGTGGCGCCAACGGTGTGATTTTAGTTGCTACCAAAGAGGGTAAGCAAGGTCCGGCCAAGATCAATTTCCGGTCGGAGTTTTCTTCGTCGCAATCAACCCAAACCCCACAACTGGTTGATCCTATCCAGTACATGAACCTGTATAACGAGGCATCGCTAACACGTGATCCTACGTTACCGCTTCCCTTTCCTCAAACAAAAATTAACAATACTATTAACACCATTAACCACACGCCGGGCAGTAACCCTTATGTTTATCCGGCGGTTGACTGGCTGGGATTGTTATTCAAAAAGCAGGCTACTACACAACGTAATGATTTAAGCGTTAGCGGCGGCGGCCCAACAGCGCGTTATTATATTGCCGGTTCATATAATATTGATAACGGCGTTTTGCGCGAAGATATTCGCAACAACAATAACAACAACGTTAAGTTCAAAAACTATCAATTGCGCTCAAACGTAAACGTGAACCTTACCAAAACTACCGAGGTTATTGTACGTTTATCGGGCACATTCAGTGAGTATAACGGCCCTATTACATCTGATGGCTCTTTTGCATCCGATCTTTACAATGTGGCCATTCATACCAGCCCGGTTTTATTTCCTGCGTATTTTGAGCCCGACGCCGCTAACGCCAACGCTCAGCACATCTTGTTTGGTAACGTAGGTTTGGCATCAGGTACTACCAGTAACAGTATCCAGTACAATAACCCCTATGCTGCTTTACTAAGAGGTCACAAAAACTCGTCGGAGTCAAGGATGTCGGCCCAGTTTGAGTTAAACCAGGATTTGAAATTTATTACTGATGGTTTAAAGTTCAAGAGCATCTTCAATACCAACAGGTATTCGTACTTTGATTCACAACTGGCTTACTCGCCTTTTTATTACAACGTTGGCAGCTATGATAAAGATAGTAATAAATACACCCTAACCTGGCTTAACCCGCAGCCTACAGGCAACAACGTAGCAACCGAATATCTCAACTACAGCCGTAATGAGCCTAACGCCAATACTTTCTTTTACCTGCAAACCGCGCTGGAGTATAACAAGCCGTTTGGTAAAGGGCACAATATCAGCTCAACCTTAATTGGTACAGCACAGCAAACGCTTTATTCAAGCGCCAAGGACCCAAAAACAAATACTACTACGCTGCCTTACTCATTGCCATATCGCAATTTAGGTTTGGCGGGCCGGTTAACTTACTCCTACCTGAGCAGGTATTTTATCGAAACTAACTTTGGTTACAACGGTTCGGAGCGTTTCTCGGCAAATCACCGTTATGGCTTTTTCCCAACCATTGGTGGTTCATGGGTGGTATCAAACGAAAAATTCTGGAACCCTAATATCCTTGATCGTTTAAAGATCAGGGCCAGCTATGGTTTAGTAGGTAATGATGCTATTGGCAATCAAAGGTTCTTCTACCAATCGGATGTTACCCTTAATGCAGGGCCTAACTATGCCCAGTTTGGTATTAACAACCAGTACGAGCGTAAGGGCGTATTCATTAACAACTACGCCAATCCCGATGTTACCTGGGAAACGTCCAAACAAACCAATATCGCGGTTGAAGCCACTTTCCTGAAAAACTTCAACATAGTGGCGGAGTTTTATCGTAACAACCGCTATAACATTTTGCAGGAGCGTACCAACACCCCAACCAGCGAAGGTTTGGAATCAACAACCAGTGCCAACTTAGGCAAGGTAAATTCAAAAGGTGTTGATCTGTCGTTGGATTATAAGCAGAGCTTCAGCAATGGCGCATGGGCGTCTATCCGTGGTAACTTCACTTATTCCACCAACAGGTATAAATATATTGAAGAGCCGGATTATAAAGAGCCCTGGAGGCATTTTATTGGCCAGCCTATAAGTCGTGGTTATGGTTACATTGCCGAGCGTTTATTTGTTGACGATCAGGAAGCCCGCAACTCACCGACGCAGATCTTCAGCGCTAACGGTACCAACGGTATCCTGCCACAAGGTGGTGACATCAAATACCGCGATTTGAACGGCGACGGCAAGATAGATTACCTTGACCAGGCCTTTTTAGGCTACCCGCAAACGCCCGAAATTGTTTATGGTTTCGGTTTCTCAACCGGGTTTAAAGGGTTTGATCTTTCGGCCTTTTTCCAGGGGCAGGCAAGGGTATCATTCTTTATCGATCCAAACAAGGTTAGTCCTTTCATCCCAAGTAATGATCCCTACATCTACGGAAATACCCAGGTGTTGCAGGCTTTTGCCGATAGTCACTGGAGCGAAGAACACCAGGACCTGTACGCCTTGTATCCGCGCCTTGGCACTACTTCAACCACGGTACTTAACAACCTGCAGCCAAGCACCTGGTGGCTGCGCGATGGTAGCTTCATAAGGCTCAAGTCGGTAGAGTTGGGATATACACTGCCAAAAAGCATATCAAAAGCAATGCACCTGACCAATTGCCGCATTTACTTTAACGGTCTTAACCTGCTTACCTGGAGCCCCTTCAAAATGTGGGACCCTGAGCAGGGTGGTAACGGCTTTGCTTATCCGATACAGAAAGTGTTTAACCTGGGCTTAAACGTGAATTTATAA
- a CDS encoding DUF5000 domain-containing lipoprotein produces MKIRYSIAAFFLASIAIFACKKYDNDYKGFLNNHEVTYPGLATKVSFHPGNLRAVLVWHPSPDPSIKNYKITWNNATDSVIVDASSHSPADSISVSIPNLKEYVYSFRLVARDNAGNTSVGQDINNVRVYGPAYQSALLNRSYNTANPFLVNDNGSVRLFFIKADTGNVSTTIKYTNTAGAEATKELSADSAGITLTDLKLGTAIQYRSSYKPTLDAVDVFNAPAFDDFPKIYGIVECDKSLFKPYNLPTDIPSAYGWETYYLWDKSTNEPGFHTPGTSMPQWFTFDMGQQASLAKMKIWQRTSALYNYGNPKRFEIYGSNSPSADGSYNSWTKLASFTSVKPSGLPTGQTTQADADFAAAGEPFTFPADLPAYRYIRFKVLETWGGTNYFHLIELTMYKVDK; encoded by the coding sequence ATGAAGATCAGATATAGTATAGCTGCTTTCTTTTTGGCGAGTATTGCAATATTTGCCTGTAAAAAGTACGATAACGATTATAAGGGCTTTTTAAATAACCATGAGGTAACATATCCGGGTTTGGCAACTAAAGTTAGCTTTCATCCTGGTAATTTAAGGGCGGTGCTGGTTTGGCACCCAAGCCCCGATCCAAGTATTAAAAATTATAAAATTACCTGGAACAATGCCACCGACTCGGTAATTGTTGATGCCTCAAGCCATAGCCCTGCCGATTCGATCAGCGTATCTATCCCTAATTTGAAGGAGTATGTATACAGCTTCAGGCTCGTGGCTCGTGATAATGCCGGCAATACCTCGGTAGGGCAGGATATTAATAATGTGCGTGTTTATGGCCCGGCTTACCAGTCGGCATTGTTAAACAGGTCGTACAACACGGCTAATCCGTTCCTGGTAAATGATAACGGCTCGGTAAGGTTGTTTTTTATTAAGGCTGATACCGGTAACGTGTCAACTACTATCAAGTACACCAATACGGCCGGAGCCGAGGCAACAAAAGAGCTTAGCGCGGATAGCGCCGGCATAACCCTAACCGATCTTAAACTTGGAACAGCTATCCAGTACCGCTCATCATACAAGCCAACGCTCGATGCGGTGGATGTTTTCAACGCTCCGGCTTTTGATGATTTTCCGAAGATCTATGGGATAGTGGAGTGTGATAAGTCGTTGTTTAAACCATATAACCTGCCTACCGATATACCGTCGGCCTATGGTTGGGAAACCTATTACCTGTGGGATAAGAGCACCAATGAACCGGGTTTCCATACACCGGGAACAAGCATGCCGCAATGGTTTACATTTGATATGGGGCAACAGGCGTCGCTGGCTAAAATGAAGATCTGGCAACGTACTTCGGCCTTGTACAATTATGGTAATCCTAAGCGGTTCGAGATCTACGGTAGTAACAGTCCATCTGCAGATGGTAGTTACAACAGTTGGACAAAACTGGCAAGCTTTACCTCGGTTAAGCCATCGGGTTTACCAACAGGGCAAACCACACAGGCCGATGCCGACTTTGCAGCCGCCGGTGAGCCCTTCACTTTCCCTGCCGATCTGCCTGCTTACCGTTACATCAGGTTCAAGGTTCTGGAAACCTGGGGCGGAACAAATTATTTCCACCTCATAGAACTAACGATGTACAAAGTGGATAAATAA
- a CDS encoding RagB/SusD family nutrient uptake outer membrane protein: MKNIRSYYKIVMLAALVTMGQSCKKYLDITPDNVATIDYTFRNRNEAEDYLFTCYSTMQHLNDVVNNPGFVYSSEIVYPNTLNDHYFNEAGFNLIRGLQSNSNVSLNYWDGANGGLAIFQALRRCNIMLENIDKPIDLSASEKKRWIAETKFLKAYYHYYLIRMYGPMLLIKENFPINASAEEVKRKRSSVDEGFEYVVSLLDEAIPDLPPVIDNQATEFGRITKFIALSVKAEILTTAASPLFNGNPDYAGFKDHDGKSLFSATYDAGKWQKAADACKAAITECEAQGLKLYTTPPTVGVGNVSDKLKKVLTLQNDITEKWEQNPELIWAMNYGFTYQNFTIPRMTSAAVGLASTNPGTFAVPIQTADLFYTDKGVPINEDKTWDYTNRNSTQMGDDSSAPLIMSGYETAKAHFNRELRFYADIGFDGGIWFGNGKRDESTAYYVQARGPYALAGPKSISATNITGYWPKKLANYLSVYDNIFTTENYHLPVMRLSGLYLLYAEALNEVQGPTAEVYSYIDKVRARAGLDGVQASWSNYSKNPSKPNSKDGLRAIIHQERRIELCFEAQSGWDLRRWKELQDVLSKPIQGWNIYEGTAVNYYRPQTIIQPVFGIKDYLWPISTNDLIVNNNLTQNPYW; encoded by the coding sequence ATGAAAAATATAAGATCATATTATAAAATTGTTATGCTGGCCGCTTTGGTTACCATGGGCCAGTCATGCAAAAAGTACCTGGATATCACTCCTGATAATGTGGCCACGATAGACTATACCTTCCGCAACCGCAACGAAGCGGAGGACTACCTGTTTACCTGCTACTCCACCATGCAGCATTTAAACGATGTGGTGAACAATCCGGGTTTTGTGTACTCATCGGAGATTGTATATCCCAATACACTGAACGATCATTACTTTAACGAGGCAGGTTTTAACCTGATCCGCGGCCTGCAAAGTAACTCGAACGTGAGCCTTAACTACTGGGATGGCGCTAACGGAGGTCTGGCAATTTTCCAGGCTTTAAGGCGATGTAATATTATGCTCGAGAACATTGATAAACCTATCGACCTGAGCGCATCTGAAAAGAAAAGGTGGATTGCCGAAACCAAGTTCCTGAAGGCATACTATCATTACTACCTCATCAGGATGTATGGCCCAATGCTGCTTATTAAAGAAAACTTCCCGATCAACGCATCCGCAGAAGAGGTGAAACGTAAGCGCTCATCCGTTGATGAAGGTTTTGAGTATGTGGTATCATTGCTTGATGAGGCTATTCCTGATTTGCCGCCGGTTATTGATAACCAGGCTACTGAGTTTGGTCGTATCACCAAATTTATAGCGTTATCCGTTAAAGCCGAGATCCTGACCACAGCTGCAAGCCCGCTGTTTAATGGTAACCCTGATTATGCAGGTTTTAAAGATCATGACGGTAAAAGCCTTTTTTCTGCAACTTATGATGCAGGCAAATGGCAAAAAGCCGCCGATGCTTGCAAGGCTGCTATAACCGAGTGTGAAGCGCAGGGACTTAAGTTATATACCACACCGCCAACAGTAGGTGTAGGTAATGTATCGGACAAGCTAAAGAAAGTTTTAACCCTGCAAAACGATATCACCGAAAAATGGGAGCAAAACCCAGAACTGATCTGGGCGATGAACTATGGATTTACTTACCAGAATTTCACCATCCCAAGGATGACCTCGGCAGCCGTAGGCCTGGCCTCTACCAATCCGGGTACTTTCGCGGTGCCTATCCAAACAGCCGATCTGTTTTATACCGATAAAGGCGTGCCGATTAATGAGGATAAAACCTGGGATTATACCAATCGTAATTCAACACAAATGGGCGATGACTCAAGTGCGCCGCTAATCATGAGTGGTTACGAAACTGCCAAAGCCCACTTTAACCGCGAGCTAAGGTTTTATGCTGATATCGGTTTTGACGGCGGTATCTGGTTTGGTAATGGCAAACGCGACGAAAGTACTGCTTATTACGTGCAGGCCCGCGGTCCGTACGCATTGGCCGGCCCTAAAAGTATCAGCGCTACCAATATCACCGGTTACTGGCCTAAAAAGTTGGCTAATTATCTGTCGGTTTATGATAATATCTTCACTACCGAAAATTATCACTTGCCGGTAATGCGCCTGTCGGGTTTATACCTGCTGTACGCCGAAGCTTTGAATGAAGTACAGGGGCCAACTGCAGAGGTTTACTCGTATATAGATAAGGTTCGTGCAAGAGCCGGTTTAGATGGTGTGCAAGCCTCTTGGAGCAACTACTCAAAAAATCCATCCAAGCCAAATTCTAAAGATGGCTTAAGGGCCATCATTCACCAGGAACGCCGGATTGAGCTTTGTTTTGAAGCGCAAAGCGGCTGGGACCTTCGCCGCTGGAAAGAACTGCAGGACGTGCTGAGTAAGCCAATACAGGGATGGAATATTTACGAAGGTACTGCGGTTAACTACTATCGCCCGCAAACCATCATACAACCGGTGTTTGGTATCAAAGATTATTTATGGCCTATCAGCACCAACGATTTGATAGTGAATAATAACCTTACCCAAAACCCTTACTGGTAG
- a CDS encoding DUF6886 family protein, with protein sequence MMAITVICMQETHVMRLGRKTYFHFKNFVSLAMRPTVPRLFHISEQPGISIFTPRPSPSHFDNVTGDVVFAISDQLLHNYLLPRDCPRVTFYAGKNTTDNDKNQFMGNTTAHYVIAVENGWYQQIRDTTLFCYEFAPDDFMLIDECAGYYVSYNPASPIAITVIDDIMGALLSRNIELRFMPSLIDIAAAVRNSSLRFSLIRMRNAKE encoded by the coding sequence ATGATGGCGATCACCGTTATTTGCATGCAGGAGACGCATGTGATGCGTCTCGGCAGAAAAACATATTTTCATTTTAAAAACTTCGTAAGTTTGGCTATGCGCCCGACCGTTCCAAGACTTTTCCACATCAGCGAACAACCGGGCATCAGCATATTTACTCCCCGCCCTTCCCCATCGCACTTTGATAATGTTACCGGCGATGTTGTTTTTGCCATCAGCGATCAACTACTACATAACTACCTGTTGCCTCGCGATTGCCCGAGGGTAACATTTTATGCAGGTAAAAACACAACCGACAATGATAAAAACCAGTTTATGGGCAATACAACAGCTCATTATGTTATTGCTGTTGAAAATGGTTGGTATCAACAGATCAGGGATACTACCCTATTTTGCTACGAATTTGCTCCCGACGATTTTATGCTGATAGATGAGTGCGCAGGTTACTATGTATCCTATAACCCGGCTTCGCCGATAGCGATAACTGTTATTGATGATATTATGGGCGCGTTATTAAGCAGAAATATCGAACTGCGGTTTATGCCATCGTTAATAGATATTGCGGCAGCTGTCAGGAATTCCAGCCTGCGGTTTTCATTGATCAGGATGAGGAATGCGAAAGAATAG
- a CDS encoding DUF4959 domain-containing protein encodes MKKINNRRWLTGLMLVPVLLIMLIVSCKKSESNIEVVSNDTTKPGVVTNVKVENLNGAARLTYTLPNSKNLLYVLASYNINDKTTRETKASYYTDTITVDGFARAKEYEVTLYAVSRANIKSDPVVIKVNPKTPNYLLINDNLDITPDFGGANFFGLNPNKVPIAVHVLSLNDKTNKYDEQDPQYINTDSVNFSVRGYDATPKKFGVYTTDRFGNVSDTVYKTLTPLFETLLDKSKFYTYHLDSDSPIGYGWEFKYLFDGNTGEPGWHTLSAPTKQGTFALGVNAKLSRFVLWERLSGVFGYQNIRQLTLWGTSSDAPKDSVLPKNSAPGTVSGDWVNLGNFTYPNPPSGLPPNQANASDIAFVAAGVNFKIGINAPATKFIRLECTQTWGGLDYVNALEISLYGNPL; translated from the coding sequence ATGAAAAAGATTAATAACCGCAGATGGCTTACCGGTTTAATGCTTGTCCCGGTTTTGCTCATCATGCTCATCGTTTCCTGTAAAAAGAGCGAATCGAACATCGAGGTGGTATCCAACGATACCACCAAGCCCGGAGTGGTAACCAACGTAAAGGTGGAAAACCTGAACGGCGCGGCAAGGCTTACCTATACGCTGCCTAATTCTAAAAACCTGTTGTACGTTTTGGCCAGCTATAACATCAACGATAAAACTACAAGGGAAACCAAGGCCAGCTACTACACCGATACCATTACCGTTGATGGTTTTGCAAGGGCTAAAGAATATGAAGTTACCCTTTACGCGGTGAGCAGGGCTAATATTAAATCAGATCCGGTGGTGATAAAGGTTAACCCTAAAACGCCCAACTATTTGCTGATCAATGATAACCTGGATATCACTCCTGATTTTGGCGGCGCCAATTTCTTCGGTTTAAACCCTAACAAAGTGCCCATTGCCGTGCATGTGCTCTCGTTAAATGATAAAACCAATAAATATGACGAGCAGGACCCGCAGTACATCAATACTGATTCGGTAAATTTTTCGGTTCGCGGATACGATGCTACCCCTAAAAAGTTTGGCGTATATACTACAGACAGGTTTGGCAATGTTTCGGACACAGTGTATAAAACGCTTACACCACTTTTTGAAACCCTGCTGGATAAAAGTAAGTTTTACACCTATCACCTGGATAGCGACAGCCCTATTGGTTACGGTTGGGAGTTTAAATACCTGTTTGACGGCAATACCGGCGAACCCGGCTGGCACACACTAAGCGCACCTACCAAACAGGGCACCTTTGCCCTGGGCGTGAATGCCAAGCTGAGCCGTTTTGTTTTGTGGGAGAGGTTAAGCGGCGTATTCGGCTATCAAAATATCAGACAGCTAACACTCTGGGGCACCAGCAGCGATGCACCTAAAGACTCTGTGTTGCCTAAAAACTCGGCTCCGGGTACTGTATCTGGCGACTGGGTTAACCTGGGCAACTTTACTTATCCTAACCCGCCATCGGGCTTACCGCCAAATCAGGCTAACGCTTCCGACATCGCTTTTGTGGCTGCCGGTGTTAATTTCAAAATTGGCATTAATGCGCCTGCTACCAAGTTTATCAGGCTGGAGTGTACACAAACCTGGGGCGGTTTGGATTATGTGAACGCGCTGGAGATTTCACTGTATGGCAACCCATTGTAA